A window of Benincasa hispida cultivar B227 chromosome 9, ASM972705v1, whole genome shotgun sequence genomic DNA:
AATATTTATGATCCCCTTGTTTCATTTCTCAACCTAGCAGAAATTTTCTCCATTTCTCTTGTTTCATTAAGCAtttgtgtttattttatatatgtgaATGTGACTTTCAAACTATGTACAATTTAATGATTAATATGGACTAATAGTTCTTTTGTTAAATAGGGTATATGTACTTGAATTTTCAACATACCATTGAGTTAATGTTGGCACATTACTTTACAATACTGTCTCTTCCTTTTAAGGAaacaaatattttgaaaatttgagttgattgataaattagattttttttatatatatatttatttacttttctttGTGATTGAAGAGGATGTATAGAGATGGGTACTGTTTAAATTGTATGtaaatattgttttttgttaaaaaaagaagaagaagagtttaAGATGGGATGGAAAATTCAAACGAAGTCTTGTGGTTTATAGTATACATTTTAATTATGTGGATTTAACTATGTCTACTTTGAATGTGAAATAGTTGAACAATATGTATACTTCTAATGATTTTAAGATACTACtttatatttgttgaaaaaaattgGAGACGTGTGACACATAGAACATCGTCTAGCCTCTGTGATCTTAtagtttaatttagaaaatatatgtGACAATTTATGGTCAAGTGATCTTTAGAATATTTACGCGATAGTTTATGGTCAAAGTGATCTCTAGAATATATGTGAGAGTTCGGGGTCAACCATTTGACATTATTTTAAGGATGAAAATatagttattatatttgatacatgaaaaaaaattcatatttgatttgtttttaggactgtttttaaatatagaaaaataaataaaaatatttacaaaaatataacaaaattttagaactatcaatgatagacactgatagactatcaatgtctatcagtgatattgttagacattcatagaaaattttagaagtagacataacaaaattttacaaaatataacaaaattttagaactatcaatgtctattattGACATTGttagatactgatagaagtctatcagtgtctttcaacatctatcactgatagtttcgaaattttgttatattttgtaaatttttttcagcagttttactatttgaaataatttctcgTTTGtatgttcaaatcaattttatGTTAGTTAATGAGTTAGGTTCATTAGCGTTCTATGAAGTTAATAAGACAAGTTTTGTACATTTATATGGCAATATTATCGAGATGATTGGTACggttaattttcaatttaaaccttctagtttattcttaaaaaaaatattggcaATTCAAATCAACTGAAACCAACAACGTAATACAACatcaaacaaaataatttaatgaaattctCATGAATTAAAGGAAGAAAACATAATAACGCATAGGTTCATAATACTCCACTTAAAAGCTAAATAACTAAACTTCATACCCTAATAACATTTTGGGTGGAAATCAAACAAGACTGAATAACTTTAAGGATTAGTAAGACCAGAACCACCACCAACACCAACTCCGGCACCAGCTCCTCCACCAGCTCCGCCCCCGAGTCCACCCGCAGCTCCACCTCCAGAGCCTCCCAGTCCACCAAGTCCAGTAGCGCCACCGAGACCACCACCAAGACCGCCACCGAGGCCAGTTCCTCCCATGGCACCTCCCACCCCACCGAACGGGAGGCCGTTGCTGCCGATGCCGGAGTAGGCACCGAGGCCACCGTAGGTCAGGAAGTTCTTTTGGTCATTGAAGGTGGTGTCCGGGGTAGGTCGAGCTAGGGCATGAGTGGCTACAAGAGCCAAGAGCAAAGCCATGAACAATTTggccatttttttttccttcttcttcttacttCTCTAAGACTTACACTTGTGTTTGTGTGTGTTGTTGGCCAATGGAGCTGTCAGCTTAGGGTTTTAAAGGCAGAGAACGTTGAGGGACAGTTGAAAGAAGTAAATGTGAGTTTAAATGCTGAGCCAGTGTCAGTGTGCTTGGCCTGAGTTTAAATGCCGGGTTCGGTTTTTGGTTGGTTTCAATTTTATTGGCTCTTAAAATTATTGCTTGATAAGACTTCATTTCATttctttgaaagaaaaaaattcaccTTCATCACTTTCATAACACTTTCGTCCTCTTCTCACCAAAATATCTCAATTGAATTGATACATAATTGAGATAACTCTTTTATTTTTCGTTGTTTATTCATTAaatttatgctttttttttttttcaattttattgttttcaaaaatttagtttttaaaaacttcatCCTATatgataacaattttattgagatctttattttttaaaattacgcATGTTCTCGCACATTTGTTTTTTCATTTGCATGGTTTTCATGTTATTCCTTAAGTAGATGTTTGAATTAGtagctaaaatttaaaaacaaaaacatgtttttaaaatcTACTTTTGTACTTTTCAAAACTTGGTTTGTATTTTGAAAACACTTCTAAAAAGtaaacaacaaataaaataaactaatagTTGGAAGTAGTATTTAGAAGTTTggtttttaaaaggaaaatacttGAGTGCATCTCGGATTGCACCTATCTTTATGTATCCCgaacttctttttaaaaatattttaattcatttgtgTGTAATGAAAGTGACATGCATAAAAGTTAAGTATTGCtcatttcaaaaactaaaagatCAAATTCAAACAGCTATCAAGCatgttcattttttaaaatttttatataacaaaactaagaaaatattaggtgaaaataatgtttaaaaattttaaattttagaaatcaaaaactaaaaagCAAATGGCTATTAAACCATGTCAAAGGTTTAAACTTTTAGTttcatatttttgaaatttgaacttATTTCTTTAGCTTCTTTCCTACATGTAGAATTAAAAATGCGAAAATACTAAGACCCATTTGACTTGcgattcattttaatttttatgcttCTAAAACTAagataaatacaaaaaataatgaaagtATATTTAGTacacttatttaaaaaaatgtataaaaaaaattaaaaaaaatcacctattttaaaaaacaaataagatGTAGTTCCCTTGAGtttataaataatgaaaaaaaatagaaaatatgggatacaaacttttttttttttaaaaaaaaatagaaactgccaaaatatttttcaaataaatcacACCACATTATTAAttatgttagttttaaaagtagACTTAAATAAAACACATATCAATCTTTTTTTAATAGgtattataattaaagtgtGAGATGAGAAATCAAACCTCATATCTCGAGGTTGATAGTACAAGCACTAAACTTATTGAGTTACGTTCATATtggcacaaataaatctttttcTGCATCTTCAAATtcacaattaaatattttttttcccaaatctAAAGTTTTTAAATTGGAACCAACAAACATATTTCCAGACagtgaaaataataattttgtttttcgtattatattctttttaaaaactaagagaATATATTATAAAACATATATTATGGTGCAGGTATGATCGTAGCtcaattgattaagaaatgTATACCaagtaaaatgattaaaagtatCAATTTCTCATCGAcccatgttttcaaatttaaattacaaaaatctcTTTCTAacttatatttacaatttttttggttgaatccaataaatatctttaatatgaaataatggatgaaaaatcattttagatgtattaatacttttttttatttagattgtAATAATGTAGTCAATTGAAATATGCTTATTGTATGCTTAAATTTGCCAAAATAGACTCAGCTCAATTGATATAAgttcacttcaaaattttaattcaattagtgTCCTATGAAACATAAACGAGGAAAATAAAAGAGTTATATGGACACGTTACCATTAAACACTTTGAAAAAATATAACTCCAAATATAATCGATTGAATCAATAGAATACACAAtataatggatggtgaataattagaaataattcaaatatttctaataatGGTCGACCTGAAGTTATAGATAACAATTCATCTATTGGTATAATTTAACTACTGTCAGATCTTATATTAATTCATAAGTCATTTAGCAGTCAATAATTTATGTAGTAATAATGTAAACAAAAATAGTACTATTAAATAATAATGGTATTAATACTACTAACACTAAACATTCGAATTAATTTTTAGTATACTTCACAAGCAAGGATCACATATTAACTAATAattgaaattgagaaaaatgtttccttttattaatataatatatatttcaataaTGTTTTTTTCAGAAAAAGTTACTGTTTTGGTCTCCGGAGGTTTAATTTAAGTTGTATTTGggattttgagttttcaaaCACTAATATTTTAACCTTGAATTGGatgatcttgttttcttcttcatacCTTTTCCGCACtgaatttgttattataattaGTAATGATTAAAGTTGAGTTATAATGTTTGTATTTAgagtatagattattttagtttagattataattgtatgtgtttgaagtgtaaaatattttaatttgaagaaatACTAAATATGgtagtaaataataaaataaatatgaatacaaaatagtaaaaaaaatgtaacaaatagtaaatacggTAATAAATGAGGTTTTAAAATAGGGTTAACTATACCTAATTGGAGAttataaaatagtatttattgtaACAATTGGTGGTTTTAATTGGGAAGACAAATACGATCGGTCGTTTGGTAAAGAGTGGatttctaaatgagttagaaggtGATTCATTACCAActtgtgaatcttgtcttgaaggaaaaatgtataaaagatcttttattggaaaatgttataggaccaaagaacccttagagttGATACATTTAGATCTCTGTAGTCCAATTAATGTAAAAGCTCAAGGAGGGTACAAATACTTCATATCTTTTATAGATGTCTATTTCAGATATgattacttatacctaatgggtcataagtctgaagcccctgaaaagttcaaggaatttaaagttgaagttgaaaactatTAGGTAAAACAGTCAAAATACTTCgatttgatcgaggtggagagtacatggatcaaagattccaagactatatgatagaacatggaatccaatccCAACCCTTCGctcctggtacacctcagtagaacggTATATCTGTAACGACCCAATTTTTTTGAGTACTCTGATAAGGGTCGTTACTCATAACTACACATTCACATTCAAAACATTTCaaccattgaggaaaataaatttcattaaaataataaagacaattttcctaaataaataacaaataagtaaaacctttgttcggggcccctaaaataatgaagaaaaaataacttaaacaaataaaattttgaccaacattgagtttcaaatcaaaacttttaaatagcttgaaaatGTAAACTAAGCGGAAGCGATTTACATATCCCATATGGAACGATCACAGGTCCCTTTCATCACCCGTCGGTCTGTTCCTAtcattacctgaaaaacataaattaagaaaggttgagtataaaatactcagtaagtgatcccattatcGGGATCGGGCTATACATCCACGAGCAAAGAAAGATAGCCCATGGCTCATACAGCTACATTGGtttttgatgatgaaaggaaaaccaaaagacgtatggttgcacccctctagacccaattctatgtcaaggttatgctagggactaatagggtatgtatggttgcacccctctagtcatatcttacgtttatgttaatggttgatgttggatgcgactctggccctactgactgcatgacccgctaatcatcagatgggttagtttccgcctaagtcctcatcttcctattagggaagagaaatttacgttagaagaATAACcaaccaccacatgttattatatgttttcggtcccaatcatatgttttcaggacatgttgcatgtgattgtgcatttggtcactaccctatgtgagaactactttattgggtatattatatactcatctctattttacagactttgtaggtaaggacacagtgtaggtggcagaactggacgtcgctcaaatggccaaccatcaaactcactattataggcatatgcaatTTTGTATCACTACActagtgttttatggatcctggtgttttgtaaaataaactttttatatatttctacctaattaataaaatcttagatatgttcttttgaaatttttaccataactcatctcataatagaaaatTCTAAGGATGTGCATGTCATAGCGGTCGaaccataatatgtaaggatccggttGTTACATTAATAGATGTCGTTCACACATATCtatcttttcccaaattgaattcatacaatttcttgcatggacatcttattcgtctGTAATCATTTATATAAACCTTACCATATCTAAGAACTGtgatactccttctctatactccattgatacttattccttagtttaatccattctttattcatccttaaaaataaatattttctgaccacttgtaatccaaaacaataacctggattagaggacaaagtacaaagtattattaagcattgagttccataattttcatttcttaaggCAAAATAAACACGTAGGTCCCTAAACTGCttaaattgtcttaacaactttcaaatgttttatttaatacgtctccaagctttcaatttttgtgtctaatataggcctttcatctattcaacatcttctaaaatttacaagcctatggacacaaaatttaaagttcaattttctattagacacaaaatttagttttattgtctagtagattctttaaacttttttaaaatattaaattgcaTTAAGTACAATattgttttcttaaattaaGCAATCCATAACcttaagaattaaaagaaaaaaaaaaactcaatccacaataacatcaacaatccataattcataattcacaTTAGATTACCAACATGTTAGAATTATAAACATTAGCAACATTAATTACCAACATTAGTAACAtgctaaaaattaaacattaccaacattacaacatgctagaaattaaaaCAATGGCTTAAATTAAGatacaaaataagagaaataaatTAAATGGATGTGCACGAACCTTGATGAAAGattgaaaataaacaacaaatttgCAAGCAATGAAGTGGCGGCGCGGCGGACGACGGACGGGCGCGAAGGGGAAGGGCAGGCGGCAGTGCAGACGTGAAGAGGGCTGCGACAGGGGGAGTGGCGAGGGCATGaagggaagaaggaaaatgggCGGCGTGAAGTGCTAAGAAATCGATTATAGTTTTTTGATATAAAAGATTTTGATGTGCACGAGAAAAAGAAAGGGTCTGGTTTAAACCAGACCCTCTTTCCCGACGCTGCCCGGGAGACCGTTAGAGAACTACCGACGCTCTTTAATGCGCGGGAGTTCTCGTAGAACTCCCGACGAACCTTTTACGGCGTCCAGGAGTTCCCCGATGGTCCTTACCTTCACCGGAGAGGATCGTCTCTTCCCAACTGACCTAACTCCCGATGTCTTTTAAAACAAACGTCGGGAGTTCCCGTTTTTTTGTAGTGTTacctaaaaaacataaattaagaaaggtttgagtataaaatactcagtaagtgatcccattaccgggatcaggctatgcatccacgagcaaaGAAAGATAGCCCATGGCTCATACAACTACATcgattttttatgatgaaaggaaaaccaaaagacgtactGTCTTGCCTTGATACAcatgtctagtggcccgtaggcacaccgtcaaacatgataataacatgaacgtgaacccatcgactcacgcatgtctagcagcccataggcacaccgtcaaacatgataataacatgaacataAACCTGTCGATTCACACATGTCTACTGGCCCCTAGGCTCGCCgtcaaaacatgaaacatggaaataaaagtaacatgaacgtaaacttgtcagctcacgcatgtctagcggctcgtaggcacaccgtcaaacatgataataatatgaacgtaaacctgtcggttcacgcatgtGTAGTGGCCCGTAGgtcttttgaaataaaacatgcgtcAAGACGAGACAATAAACCGCTCtactggtctattcatgcatcacatacataatatcagtcCTGATTATAAATtcgaacatgctcataatacttataactgtcatgcaacaagtaaaacataatgacaaaatcatgcttcaagAGTCCATCAGTTAACTTTATAATTCTAGACTAGGTCGCCTGGGACAAAGGCACCGGTAATAATACAACTTACCTCAACTTCGTCACAAAAGTCTCTGCAAATAATTCCTTAAAACCTTTGGAAAACTTGAATCAAcccaaagttgtggcttggtccaagaaaaatttcaaaacttgattcaattagccaatctgatcaagaattaaatccaaaatcaataacttaatttttccactattactctcaatccaaaagaatatcCAATcaacaacttacccaaaacttatcgatctttaccaattttctgcaaaacgaaaaatggtatctagcttgatggtcaatgctcaaaacttccaaatcttgaatccCAGATTTTTCTCAAGATTCCGACAAAGATCGGGCAGTGGCGACTGATGGCACGTCGGCTTGTGGCTACCATAGATAGGCAGCGGGTGTTGCTGTCAGAcaacataaattgtttaggctcgCGACTAGTAGTGAGGGTATTGCATGAGGAAGGTTTGTGAGGTgagagagaaggggaatttctagttttacagattttattcagcagcgATTACGAACAAACCAGACACTTAAACATCGATCCAACTATTCCAAATTAAATTCTATATGTCTCGaacagactgaccaaatttgagcacgatccaacggttcaaaatttgaaaatcgacaattttgtggaagctgTCGCTGAAAAATCGAATTGCTTTCTCCCTAATTTTtgacctcttttcactctcatttgaTTTCGAAAAAAatatccattcttttattttttttttcaaattttgaaaagataaataaaatattttatcaaaatatctccaaaatctcaaaagattctattaaatttagaaatcaattaacttttcaatttatcttaatttaggctttaaaaaccaaaattaaagtgcataagatccatcaatttgatacaaattaagtccttccaaatatttaaatcaattaaaccacatgaaattaatcatctcttttttttttttttagttggccctaaaatccaaaatcaaagggaaacaaaattcaatattttcaagataatcagttcgaatatctaatcaattaaattcaatttaatcaataaaagtttttcaattatttcaatttaaccccaattttccaaatgaaagagaaatttaaactcaataattttagataattaacttaaatttttctgaaatttgggatgttacattcttccctccttaagaaACTTTTGCCCTTGAAAGTTCAAGTCCTTAAAGGCTCATGATACTTAGTTCTTATCTCATCCTCATGTTTCCAAATTGCTTCTTTAGACTGATAATACTGCCAAAGAACTTTTAATTAGCACTAACTCCATGTTTCAAAAAGTCTTCACCTCCTACCATGAATTGTATGATTTATCTGAAGACAATATCATGTTACTCTTTAATCTTAAAACAAACACATATCACCATTTAGACCCTCTCATGCACGAGTATGaaaatctcacttaaatgaaGCTCTTGAAGTCCCCATATACTGTAGAgcatttttcattccaaaaAATATCACCATAACCTCATAATAGCTATAACCATTACCTGATGCAAGTTTCTAAGATAAAGACCTTCATGATTGCATACATCTATATTGAGAATGTTCACACTCCATAAGGTGGGTCACTTCACTGTCCATGCAACAGAAAACATATCTCTCATGACATCTCAAGTTTAGGATTCAGAATTTGGATTCGACACCTAATTGCCCTAACAATCCCCTGCAACCGAGATACGCTATCATATTCAATCCGTAATAGTTGATACAAAGTCGCATGAATCATCTTTCTttcctaataaacaaagctgATGTACTCCAAGGCAAAACATTAAGGCACATATGAAACACTTTGCTTAATGGTTCTTGTATCAGTGACTTAGGCTATGAGAAGCCTTAAGGATAGGAGTTACTCTCAACTCAAGTTCATCTCTAGTGCTAGAGGTTATTCTGGAAGGTCAAATTTACTCAACCTTAATACTCATATAGCTTGTTTCTTACTTGGATCTAGATTACTTTCACCTTCAAATAAAATCGATGGCTTCATTATTTCCTTGTTCTAGATATTCGTGTCCACAATCAAAACATCTAAACCTTGCTAATACCTTTCAACGTATTTCCCCTCTTTAACGAGGCCTCATCCCTTCCATTTCCACAGTTTCTAACAACTATTGCTAATAAACATCCTTTCTCAAAACGTTATTTCCTCCGACTCCActataatttgaagaagattgctAAGCACTCTTCCAACGTGTGATAGTCTAGCTTAATCAAATTCTCATGCTAAAACTATGTTCCATGACCAATAGCTTAGGCAGGATATCCATTCCACCAATATATTAAGATCTATAGTTCCAAATAGTAACAAGATTGTTCATACTAACTCTAAAGGTTCATAAACACATATTTCCTATCTtggaaaccaaaccaaacctttGTTCTTTAtctcaaaacaacaaaatatttctTAAATCCTTTCATCTTCCCTTATcttctccaagaccaataaatccaaGAGGCTCTTTTTCActttcctagtgaaatatatctGTACCAAAATATGTGCCTGTTCGAATCCCCTTTCACAGTCTACAATCCAACAACTTAAGCAAGCTATATCTTGTTTCAAATAATGCCTACTGTAGTTCAAAGTTCCAAATGGTAATAAGAGATTCCTCCTTTAGACTAAAACCAATGCCTTGTATCCACCcatatcatgttttaaaatccaaacctttcttaactatttgagaatcttgaacacattaatttttatttatttcccCAAATGAATAAAACCTTTCcttaaatacttttatttttcttcatatttatcCTTGTTTAACCCAACAACTTGAAGGTGCATTTTTCACTTTAAGAGTGAAACATAAACCCTAAACCAAGACATATGaccctttataaccttttccataAATCTAAAATTCTATTCCAAACATGGAACTTTAGTAGGGTATCCCCACAAGATAACATtgcttttaaacttcaaaatttttaCCCTTCCTCTTGGTATGGTTAATTAAACTTGAACCTTTTCATTACAACAAACACATAGTTCAAACCCAAGCACCTTAAGAATTTTCAATCCAATAACTCGTCTTCTCCTATCTAAAGGAAACTATAATTTCAACCATCTTGGCATTCCTTGACCAATTCATCTTTG
This region includes:
- the LOC120086584 gene encoding glycine-rich protein 5-like, whose translation is MAKLFMALLLALVATHALARPTPDTTFNDQKNFLTYGGLGAYSGIGSNGLPFGGVGGAMGGTGLGGGLGGGLGGATGLGGLGGSGGGAAGGLGGGAGGGAGAGVGVGGGSGLTNP